The Corynebacterium freiburgense region CGTGACGTAATAACCGAGCGGGGAAATGTTAGTCCATAAAAGATATGGCGGAAATTGACCAACAGTCCAGTAAAGCTAGCAGAAACAATTCCTACGCCACTTGTTATCAAGCTTACGGCAAGAAATTCCATACTCCCTGCATAGATAAGGATGGAGAAAATTGGTGCCCACCACCAAGCAAACCCCGCACCTGTGATTAGCAAACCAAACGCTAAACCAAGCGGCATTAATCCCACCGCAACTGGCCAAGAATCACGTAAAGCCTGTTTCACGTGAAACACAATGATCAGTTATCCATCATGTCGATGGGAAACGTCGAAAACAAGGGGAGAGGGAAGTTCTGACGACGCATTACATCACCCCAAACATCAGTACTTCCCGCAGCAATAACGTCTGAAGGTAGGGCTGGTGCAACAAACCAGTCTCCTCTATTGATTTCTTGATCCAATTGACCAGGAGCCCATTCGGCGAAACCTGCAAATAAACGCATACCATCGAGGTATTCTGCAATTTCATTGGGATCAGCCCGCAAGTCGACGTGCACTATGCGATTCGCCAGCTTCTTAAACACTTCATGAGCGTTTTCATCAACGCCGAGTTTTGTAACGCCAACACCAACGACACTTTCTTGATGAAGCGGCCCGCCTAGGTACAACGCCTGTGGTTTAGCTACACAAGGCAACCATTCTGGCATTACATTTGCAACTGCTACATCCAAACGAGAAGTGAGATTAACCCCAAAAGTCATGTACTGGCTGTGCTCGACAATAAGAACAACGCTTCGCGCAAAATCATCAGAGTACATACCAGGAGCCGCAACAAGCAGCATCCCAGGCTTTGGAGTATTTCGTTCTAATGCTAGGAAAAGTCGATCAGCAAAATAATCTTCCATGACACCTCCTTAAGGTTTTTAAAAACTAACCATTAATCCTGCCATATTACTTCTGTTCGGCCCACCATGCCTTAAGTTTCAAGATTGCTTCTTCACGCTCTAAAGGTCCCTGTTCTAAGCGCAGTTCTTTAAGGAAAGCCCACGCGCGACCCACATCCGGTCCTGGTTGCAATCCCAAAAGATCCATGATTTCATTACCGTTCAAATCTGGGCGTACTTTTTCCAGATCTTCTTTTGCGGCTAGAACCTGAATTCGCTCCTCTAAGTGGTCGCATGTACGCTGCAGTCGTTGTGCTTTCCGCTGATTACGGGTCGTGCAATCCGCACGAACAAGCTTCAAAAGGCGTGGCAGGAGAGGACCAGCGTCATTGACATACCGTCTGACTGCGGAATCAGTCCACCGCCCTTCTCCAAATCCATGGAAACGCATATGCAAATATACAAGTTGGCTAACGTCATGAACTACACTTTTCGAATATTTTAAAGTTCGCATACGCTTTCTAACGAGCTTTGCACCAACTACTTCATGATGATGGAAGGTTACCCCTCCATTTGGTTTAAAAGCCCTTGTAGCGGGTTTACCACAATCATGTAAAAACGCAGCCCACCGTAAAACAAGGTCCGGTTCTTCCTCTTGCTCAATCGCTTGACGCAAGACTTGCATCGAATGCGCATAGACGTCCTTGTGCTGCATATGTTCATCTTGAGTGAGTTTCATACCTGGAATCTCGGGGAACACATGGTCTGCAATTCCACTATTAACCATCAGATTGATGCCAGCCCATGGTGCCCGGCCTAGCATGAGTTTATCCAGCTCAGCCCGTACACGCTCTACTGTAATACGGGAAATCTGCGGAGACATTTCTACCAAAGCCTCTTGAACGCGATCTGCCACACTAAAACCGAGTTGAGAAACAAATCGTGCCGCACGCAACATTCTTAATGGATCATCATTAAATGAGATCTCTGGGGTTGACGGCGTATCAATGCGTTTCGATTTCAAGTCCGCGTAACCGCCTGTGGGGTCGTGGAACGTTAAGCCGCCATCTGGATGTAGTTCCACTGCCATCGCATTTACTTTGAAATCGCGTCGGATAAGGTCACCTTCTAAAGTGTCGCCAAAGGTCACTTCGGGGTTTCGTGATTCTCCGTCGTAAACATCTGAGCGGAAGGTTGTAACTTCAATTTGGTGACCATTTTTTTCCGCTGACAATGTGCCATACTCAATGCCTGTATCCCAGACAGTATCAGCATAGGAATCCAGTATCTCTCGCACCACGTCCGGGCGTGCATCAGTGGTGAAATCAAGGTCATGACCAAGTTCACCTAAAAGGGCATCCCGGACGGACCCGCCTACTAAAAAGACACTATGACCACGCTCTGCGAATGCTTGAGCGAGCGGCGTTAATACTTCTTGGACGGCTTCGAGTTCTTTGAGCTGGTTTTCCTCTATTGTCACGCAGATGAGTCTACTCGGTGGTTTGATACCATCAGGAGGATGAACGAGAAGGAACGTCAACAAGATGGTGCTCATCGTAAGCGCCGTCGCCGCCGGAAGCGTCCGGCACAGTCACGACGTCGTTCTCCCCAAGGTAAGGCACAAAAGCCTCGCCGCCAGTCCACACGCATGCGAACCAGCAATGAAACCTCTGCTGGCGGATTAGTCGTCTCAGGTTTAGCTGAGGCTGTACAAAAAGATGGGACGGTAGATCTCAGCCGAATCTATGTTGCTCTTATTGGGCGCCTCGACCGTCGTGGACGGCTATTGTGGTCCATGCCTAAAGGACATGTTGAACAAGGCGAAAACCGTGCCACAACTGCAGAACGTGAAGTTTGGGAAGAAACAGGAGTTCACGGACAGGTTTTTGCAGATCTTGGCGTGATTGATTATTGGTTTGTTTCTGATGGTATGCGCATTCATAAGACCGTCCATCACCATTTGCTTCGTTATTTGGATGGCGACCTCAATGACGAGGATCCGGAAGTTACAGAAGTTTCCTGGATTCCTGTGAGTGAACTTATTGAACGCCTGGCCTACGCGGATGAGCGAAAACTAGCACGTAAGGCACATGATCTATTGCCTGATCTCGCTCGAAAAGAGCATATGGAGGGAAGGGCGACGCCACAGTGAGGTGTTGGATTCCGCTTGCCATAGCACCGCTTTTGCTTGTTCCCACCGCTGATGCAATTCCGGTACCCACACGCCCTGATGACCCTCTCGTGGTTAGTCAATGGACTGCGCCAAAGGTGCGCGCAAAAGACGCTCAAGCTAGCGTCCGAATCGATATAAACGAAGCATTCACCGTTGATAAAAATGTTCGAATTAAAGCAGCGATTCAAAGTAATGAAACGCAAAAAGTAACTGATTTATCCGTTCGAATTCAGCGAGCCGGACAAGTACATAATGTCGCTGATGCCAAACAAATTCTGTCCGAGCAGGAATCTAATTTCAATATTCATGCCGGTGATTTTCGTAGTCTCGGGTGGGATTTAGATCCTGGTGAAACAAAGGATGCATCTTGGTCGCTGTCTCTTGAGTCATTGGGTATTACAGAACCCGGAATATATCCGCTATTAGTGAACCTTAATGGACAAATAGGTGGCGAAATGGAGTCATATCTGCATTCCAGCCGCGTATTATTGCATGTTCCAGGGGAGGAAAAACCCGCAGATCCAGTAGGGTTTACCATGTTGTGGCCACTGAGTGCAGATACCGGTTTGGTTGCAGGAGAGACTGGAGAAGCACCTGGAACTTCGCCGCTTATTCTCCAAGATGAACGCCTTGCTGGCGAGCTCATTGATGGCGGCAGGTTAGACCAATTAGTAGATGATGCACTTGCAGCTACATCGGATCCGAACAATCGCGGACTACGGGATGCAATGTGCTTGGCTATTGATCCAGAGCTCCTTGATGTTGTTGAACGCATGAGCCGTGGTTATTCGGTTGGTTCGCAGCGGCCCAGTCCAGTTTCTCAAAAGAAACGACTCCGGGATAGTTGGGGATCAGCCAATAATATGGAGTTGACTCCGGGAACAGGCCAATTAGTTGCGGGAGAGTGGATCGCTAAGGTTAGGCTACTGGCCGAAGGCGGGTGCACGGTCTCATTGCCTTGGTCAGATACGGATGTTGACGCAGTCTCGCGGACAGGCAATGAATGGCTCATGCGGGAGGCAATTGCTCGTGGACCGAAGGTTATTGAACGAATCTTAGGGGTTCGCCCGGAACAAAATATTGTTATTCCTGGGTCTGGATATGTCCAGCACCTTGGTCCACTTGTATATGCGACTTCACAAGATCCTGCCACCGAATGGGAAAAACAAACCCCACCGGAGCAGCAGGGGATGGGCCCAGAACCTTCACTCAATAATCCCCAGATGCCTAATAGGCTTGCCCATGCCCGACCATCCGGATCTTTGGTTCAGGTACTGGTTGCGGATAATGCACTACCACCCGGAACCCCAGGTGTACATGCAATTCCATACCAGGCATCACTTGCGGAAACCTTATCAGAGGTAGGAGATAAACCACTGACCTTGGGTTTTAGCAATGAGGCTCGGCGTTATAACCACTATGCGGACGGTGAACATGCGCGAACATTGGTGGCCGCGACGTCGTTACGCTTGGCCCTTATGGAGGGTAAACCTGTGCTCGCGGTACCACCCTCAACTATTGCATCGCCAACAGCTGGCGCCTCGCTTCTCGACGCCGCCGCAACCGCAATGAAGGAAGGTTTGGCGAAACCGCAAACACTGCGAAAATACATTGAGGAAGTGGACCCAGGGGAGGGGAATGGAGTGCCATTTTCAGACCCTGGAGCACCTAGCGATACCGAAGTCCTACGCGCAACGCAGCAAGCGAACTATATTGATGATCTCACAGGCCTAATGGTCAATGACCCCATGATCGCAATGAGCCGATATGACTTTACGACGCCCCTGCGACGCGATATTCTACGCGCGCTTAGCGCCGCAAGTCGAAGGGATCGCGAAAACTATCTTGCAGTCACCAGCAGGGCAGATCAGACGCTCAATGGAAACCGAGATATGCTGCAGCAACTGCGCGCATCGGTATCGCTATTGCCACCAGGAAATGTATACACCCGAATCTCCGAATCATCCCCCCTTCTTATTGTTGCCCGCAATGGCTTACCACTTCCAGTAGTAGCTAATATTCGCTATACCGGCGATGGCATTATCCACACCCCAGAATCTTTGCGAATCCCTGCCAAAGGATCAATTACAACGCAAATGACCGCCGATCTGGAATCTCAACGAGATCGCGCTGACCTCACCGTGTGGCTGGCCTCACCAGATAGTGCGGCAATTAGCGACCCCGTAGAAATCAGTGTGCAAACACGATCTGGATTCGCCAGTATCAGTGGACTACTCGCCGCCGCCATTCTAGGCGTAGCACTGGCAGCAAGAATCATTCGAAGCAACCGACGAAAACAAAATCGCAAACGTGCTCCCCAAAAACGGGTGCATTCTAGCGCTCGAACCCAAGTACGCGCGCCGCGTAAAGAATAAATGTGCAACTCTGACGGCAATCACTCACAATGGTGGAGTGAACCAGAACCAATCCTGGCAACGTAGCCGCATTATCACTCCCGCGCCACCAGCGCCCGTGATTAAGCCGAAGCCACAGGTCATCGAAGCGATCGACGAAGTCGAACAAAGCTCAGATGGCGACGTGGTGCGCTCTACAGGGTCGATGGCCATTGCCACACTGTTTAGCCGAATTACCGGCTTTTTAAGGACAGTAGCCATTGGCTCAACACTGGGCACTGCAGTTGCATCCGCTTTTAATGCGGCAAACACCTTACCGAACCTAATCACTGAAATCGTGCTCGGTGCGGTATTAACCTCACTTGTAGTTCCGGTACTCGTTCGGGCTGAGAAAGAAGACGAAGATAAAGGTGCTGCGTTTATTCGGCGCCTCTTTACACTTTCACTCACGCTTTTATTAAGCGTCACAGTAATTTCCCTAGCCACGGCGCCATGGATTACTCGATTGCAACTTAGCTCTGATGGGCAAGTGAACCTAAGCCAAGCAACTGCAATAGCGTTTTTAGTGCTACCACAGATTTTGTTTTATGGAATGTTTTCGCTATTTACTGCGGTGCTTAATACCAAAGGCGTGTTCCGTCCGGGCGCATGGGCTCCGGTCATCAATAACATAATCTGCCTTGCCGTATTGGGAACATACTGGTTACTGCCTGGAAAACTCGACCCCAATGATCCAGTAAGTATTGCTGATCCCCATATTTTGCTTTTGGGCATAGGCACAACACTTGGTGTCGTTGTGCAGGCACTCATTATGCTGCCTTCACTACGCAGAGAAGGCATTAGCCTAAAACCACTCTGGGGAATCGATGACCGGCTCAAACAATTCGGCGGTATGGCGCTGGCCATTGTAGTCTATGTTGCAATTTCACAAGCTGGACTAGTGATTGCTACTCGCATTGCCTCCCAAAGCGATGCCAGCGCCATTACCATTTACCAATCTGCCTGGCTGCTTCTTCAAGTTCCATACGGTGTTATTGGCGTGACACTACTAACGGCAATCATGCCAAGGCTAAGCCGCAATGCCGCAGACGGCGATAATGAAGCGGTTGTTCATGACCTTAAGGTCGCCACCAAACTCACCATGATGGCACTTTTGCCCATCATTGTTTTCTTTACCGCCTTTGGCCGCCAAATCGCATACGCGCTTTTCGCCTATGGGGAATTTGATTCCCGCTCCGCAGATTTACTTGGTTCCACACTTAGCTACTCTGCTTTTACACTTATTCCATATGCCCTGGTACTCCTGCATCTACGCGTGTTTTATGCCCGCGAGGAAGCTTGGACTCCTACCTTTATTATCGCTGGCATTACCGGCACTAAAGTTGTATTGAGCTACTTGGCAATCTATATGGCTTCCACCCCCAGCCATGTTGTGATTCTTCTGGGAGCGGCCAACGGTTGTGGATTTATTTCCGGCGCGGTCATTGGCGGTTTCCTGCTTCGCCGCAAATTAGGGCCTTTGGGTACTCGAGACCTTCTTCGAACCTGCGTATGGACCATTGGTTCCGCACTGATTGGTATTATCTTCGCTTGGCTCATTGATTTTGGATTGGCCGCAATCACCTCCGAAACCAACTATTGGTTTATGTTACGAGTCGCCCTAAGCGGCATTGTATTCCTTATTGGCACCGGCCTGGTGCTTTCCCGTTCAGGACTAGACGAGTTAAGTTCCCTCGGCGCTATTGTGAACCGAATTCCAGGACTCCGCACAACATCCGTAGAAGCTACTCAGCTGCTTACACTCGACTCTTTAAGCGCCACACCTGGCCCTATGTCCGGTGGTGCAGTACACGGTCCAAGATTGATGGCTGGCGCCCTCATTATGGACGGAAGATTCCGACTATTGGCATCCCATGGGCACGTAGATGGCGCGAAATTCTGGCACGCTCGCGAGCAAGCAACCGAAAAAGAAGTTGCACTGGTTTTCGTCGATGATCCCACCCATGAGATTGCAAAACGAACTGTCGAATTAGGCAATCAAAAACTCAAAGGCGTTGCACCTATTTCGGAGGTATTCACCGACCACTGGGGAAGTGTCGTTGTTGCTGAGTGGACACCAGGAGTAAGTTGGACCAGCATTCAGGAGGCAAGCCCACGCGCAGCCGCCCATGCACTGCAAGCATTAGCGACGTCGCAACGCCCCCTCGGAATAGACAGCCCTCAGCGCCTACGAATCACCAGTGAAGGCAAAGCTGTACTGGCATTCCCAGCCATCATCTCAAATCATCCAGACCGACTTGATGATGCATTACATGCCGTAGTGGAAACCGACAAGACCGTACACCAATTACTAGAACTCACCGAAGACTACGCAAAGATCCATCCCGTAGCTGAAGTAACACCAGAACCTGAAAACCAGGCTGGATTCGGCGACGGCTACTCGCGCGTCATGACAATCGTAATTGCCGTAGTTACCGTCCTCGTTGTATCAATCGCCGCCGTATCCACCATGGTCTTGTTTGGCCCATAAACAACACAACTTGACTCCTTTTTCTTGAGGCCCGCCCCACATTTATGTGGGTTAGGTTTTAAGGCTGGTGGTTTCTTGGGGCTGGTGGTTTGGTTGTGTGCGTCTGGTGACCTGGGATTTGGTTAGGGTTGGGTGGGCTCTCGTCGGGAGGTGCTTGGTCTTTTTGGGTGCTGGTTGGGTGCCGGTTGGGCGTGTTGTCACAGATTCCATTTTTTCGGCGGATTTTATGGAATCTGCGACACGATAGGTAGGGAACCTGTCACGAATTCCATTTTTTTCGCTGTTTTTATGGAATCTGCGACAAACCCCAGGTCAACGATTGTGTGCAATGTTGCTTGCTGTCACAAATTCCATTTTTTCAGGCGATTTTATGGAATCTACGACAGTGGGGATGAAAACATCACTAGTTTGATAGGGTGAGCCTATCAAACACCCCGGAAACCAGCCAGTACCCCAGGAAGCTAGCTCCAAACCCAGGCAAAGCGCTGCACACCCCGAAAACCAGCTCAAACCACCGGGAAGCCCTGGATTTTCAGCCCACCTGCCCCGAAAATCAGGCAGATTTCACATCACCCACAACCCACCACAACATTTCCCCAGCTCACACCCTCAAACCAGGAACCCACAACACAAATCTGCCTTCTCCATCCCTGTACCAAACCTTCGCAGGTCTTTTCACACCCCCACACCCCCCAAAAGTAGTAGCAATCTAGCTTCTTTGTCACTGTTCATGGAATTTAGCCTGTTTTTCTCCAATAATGGAAATACCAGCTCGGGAGGAATAGCTGGGGCTTAACTTTTTTAAAACAACAAATCGGGATCTATCGGGCTCTTGGGGGGACGATGCAATTAAACGAGGCTTCGCTTATTCAGCTCTACCTTGACGGGGATCAAAAGGCATTTAACAAACTCATTCAGGGGCATATGACCAAACTTCTCTATGTTGCTCGCAGATATGCGCCAAAAGGCACTGATCCGCAAGACATTCTGCAAGTCGCGCTCTGGAATGCATCCCGCAATTTGCATAAATTCCGACAAGAATGCGCATTAAGCACATGGCTGTATCGTTTGGTTGTCAACGCTGCCTATGACTGCGCCCGCAAGCAATCACGCTTTACCTATGAGTGTCTAGAGAATATTGAAGACCAAGGAATCGAACAAAATATCGAACTATCTGTCGAGCTTTCCATTGCCTTACAAGCGCTAAGCCAGGAACAACGCGAAGCCATCATACTCGTCGATGTAATAGGAACCACTATTGAGGGAGTGGCACAATATCAAGGAGTGCGCCCTGGAACTGTAAAATCTCGCCGTGCGCGGGCACGAAAAGCTTTACAAAAAATGCTTTCAGTGGAATAGCCTGAGCTCCCTGAACGTTAGAATCGTCATAACCAGATTTCCAGATTTTAAGGAAGAAGCACGTTGACGATTCACGACATTGCTATCGTCGGCTCAGGACCAGCTGGGTATACAGCTGCCATATATGCCGCGCGAGCCGATCTAAAACCAATTGTTTTTGAGGGCATCGAATACGGTGGCTCACTCATGACAACAACTGAAGTCGAGAACTATCCGGGTTTCCCTAACGGCATTATGGGCCCAGAGCTCATGGAAAACATGCGTCAGCAAGCGGAGCGCTTTGGTGCGGATCTACAAATGGAGATCGTTGACCGGGTTGACCTAACCGGTGAAATCAAAAAAATCTGGGTTGGCAATCAGGAATTCCAAGCAAAAACGGTTGTTTTGGCGATGGGCTCTGCTCCACGCTACTTGGGTGTTCCTGGAGAAAAAGAACTTTTGGGCCGCGGTGTATCAGCTTGTGCAACATGTGATGGCTTCTTTTTCCGCGACCAAGATATTGCCGTTGTTGGCGGTGGCGATTCCGCCATGGAAGAGGCGATCTTCCTTACAAAGTTCGCGAAATCCGTGACCATTATTCACCGCAGGGAGGAGTTCCGTGCGAGCCGCATTATGCTCGAACGGGCTCGGGAGAATGAGAAAATTCGTTTTATTACCAATGCGGTAGTGAATAAAGTCCTTGGTGACACCACAATGAGTGGATTAGAACTCACTGTCGATGGTGAAATTACTGAGCTACCAGTGACAGCTATGTTCGTTGCAATTGGCGCCGATCCCCGGTCAGAGATTGTCCGTGACCAAATCACGCTTGACGACGCCGGCTTCGTCACCGTTGCACATCCGTC contains the following coding sequences:
- the murJ gene encoding murein biosynthesis integral membrane protein MurJ, whose protein sequence is MNQNQSWQRSRIITPAPPAPVIKPKPQVIEAIDEVEQSSDGDVVRSTGSMAIATLFSRITGFLRTVAIGSTLGTAVASAFNAANTLPNLITEIVLGAVLTSLVVPVLVRAEKEDEDKGAAFIRRLFTLSLTLLLSVTVISLATAPWITRLQLSSDGQVNLSQATAIAFLVLPQILFYGMFSLFTAVLNTKGVFRPGAWAPVINNIICLAVLGTYWLLPGKLDPNDPVSIADPHILLLGIGTTLGVVVQALIMLPSLRREGISLKPLWGIDDRLKQFGGMALAIVVYVAISQAGLVIATRIASQSDASAITIYQSAWLLLQVPYGVIGVTLLTAIMPRLSRNAADGDNEAVVHDLKVATKLTMMALLPIIVFFTAFGRQIAYALFAYGEFDSRSADLLGSTLSYSAFTLIPYALVLLHLRVFYAREEAWTPTFIIAGITGTKVVLSYLAIYMASTPSHVVILLGAANGCGFISGAVIGGFLLRRKLGPLGTRDLLRTCVWTIGSALIGIIFAWLIDFGLAAITSETNYWFMLRVALSGIVFLIGTGLVLSRSGLDELSSLGAIVNRIPGLRTTSVEATQLLTLDSLSATPGPMSGGAVHGPRLMAGALIMDGRFRLLASHGHVDGAKFWHAREQATEKEVALVFVDDPTHEIAKRTVELGNQKLKGVAPISEVFTDHWGSVVVAEWTPGVSWTSIQEASPRAAAHALQALATSQRPLGIDSPQRLRITSEGKAVLAFPAIISNHPDRLDDALHAVVETDKTVHQLLELTEDYAKIHPVAEVTPEPENQAGFGDGYSRVMTIVIAVVTVLVVSIAAVSTMVLFGP
- a CDS encoding sigma-70 family RNA polymerase sigma factor produces the protein MQLNEASLIQLYLDGDQKAFNKLIQGHMTKLLYVARRYAPKGTDPQDILQVALWNASRNLHKFRQECALSTWLYRLVVNAAYDCARKQSRFTYECLENIEDQGIEQNIELSVELSIALQALSQEQREAIILVDVIGTTIEGVAQYQGVRPGTVKSRRARARKALQKMLSVE
- a CDS encoding DUF6049 family protein, which codes for MRCWIPLAIAPLLLVPTADAIPVPTRPDDPLVVSQWTAPKVRAKDAQASVRIDINEAFTVDKNVRIKAAIQSNETQKVTDLSVRIQRAGQVHNVADAKQILSEQESNFNIHAGDFRSLGWDLDPGETKDASWSLSLESLGITEPGIYPLLVNLNGQIGGEMESYLHSSRVLLHVPGEEKPADPVGFTMLWPLSADTGLVAGETGEAPGTSPLILQDERLAGELIDGGRLDQLVDDALAATSDPNNRGLRDAMCLAIDPELLDVVERMSRGYSVGSQRPSPVSQKKRLRDSWGSANNMELTPGTGQLVAGEWIAKVRLLAEGGCTVSLPWSDTDVDAVSRTGNEWLMREAIARGPKVIERILGVRPEQNIVIPGSGYVQHLGPLVYATSQDPATEWEKQTPPEQQGMGPEPSLNNPQMPNRLAHARPSGSLVQVLVADNALPPGTPGVHAIPYQASLAETLSEVGDKPLTLGFSNEARRYNHYADGEHARTLVAATSLRLALMEGKPVLAVPPSTIASPTAGASLLDAAATAMKEGLAKPQTLRKYIEEVDPGEGNGVPFSDPGAPSDTEVLRATQQANYIDDLTGLMVNDPMIAMSRYDFTTPLRRDILRALSAASRRDRENYLAVTSRADQTLNGNRDMLQQLRASVSLLPPGNVYTRISESSPLLIVARNGLPLPVVANIRYTGDGIIHTPESLRIPAKGSITTQMTADLESQRDRADLTVWLASPDSAAISDPVEISVQTRSGFASISGLLAAAILGVALAARIIRSNRRKQNRKRAPQKRVHSSARTQVRAPRKE
- a CDS encoding YqgE/AlgH family protein; protein product: MEDYFADRLFLALERNTPKPGMLLVAAPGMYSDDFARSVVLIVEHSQYMTFGVNLTSRLDVAVANVMPEWLPCVAKPQALYLGGPLHQESVVGVGVTKLGVDENAHEVFKKLANRIVHVDLRADPNEIAEYLDGMRLFAGFAEWAPGQLDQEINRGDWFVAPALPSDVIAAGSTDVWGDVMRRQNFPLPLFSTFPIDMMDN
- the trxB gene encoding thioredoxin-disulfide reductase, translated to MTIHDIAIVGSGPAGYTAAIYAARADLKPIVFEGIEYGGSLMTTTEVENYPGFPNGIMGPELMENMRQQAERFGADLQMEIVDRVDLTGEIKKIWVGNQEFQAKTVVLAMGSAPRYLGVPGEKELLGRGVSACATCDGFFFRDQDIAVVGGGDSAMEEAIFLTKFAKSVTIIHRREEFRASRIMLERARENEKIRFITNAVVNKVLGDTTMSGLELTVDGEITELPVTAMFVAIGADPRSEIVRDQITLDDAGFVTVAHPSTRTNIPGVFAVGDLVDNHYKQAITAAASGCRAAIDAEHYLAP
- a CDS encoding CCA tRNA nucleotidyltransferase, giving the protein MTIEENQLKELEAVQEVLTPLAQAFAERGHSVFLVGGSVRDALLGELGHDLDFTTDARPDVVREILDSYADTVWDTGIEYGTLSAEKNGHQIEVTTFRSDVYDGESRNPEVTFGDTLEGDLIRRDFKVNAMAVELHPDGGLTFHDPTGGYADLKSKRIDTPSTPEISFNDDPLRMLRAARFVSQLGFSVADRVQEALVEMSPQISRITVERVRAELDKLMLGRAPWAGINLMVNSGIADHVFPEIPGMKLTQDEHMQHKDVYAHSMQVLRQAIEQEEEPDLVLRWAAFLHDCGKPATRAFKPNGGVTFHHHEVVGAKLVRKRMRTLKYSKSVVHDVSQLVYLHMRFHGFGEGRWTDSAVRRYVNDAGPLLPRLLKLVRADCTTRNQRKAQRLQRTCDHLEERIQVLAAKEDLEKVRPDLNGNEIMDLLGLQPGPDVGRAWAFLKELRLEQGPLEREEAILKLKAWWAEQK